AGGCGTGCTGCTCGGCGATGAAGTCGCACGCGTCGTCCACGTCCCGGCCGAAGTACATCGGCTCGGCGAGGTCGTGCAGCCGCACGTCGTCGAAGCCGGTGGTGGACAGCAGTTCTCGGACCACGTCGGGTTCGCTCAGCGACAGCGGGCTCGGGCCGGTCGACGGCGGCAGCGGCAGGTCTCGACCGGCGGCCAGCAGTGTGCGGAACTTGATCATCCACTCGATGCGCTCCGCCGGTTGCCAGGTCAGCAGGGCGAGGCGGCCACCGGGGCGCACCGCTCGCGCGATGTTGGCGAACGCCGCGACCGGATCGCCGAAGAACATCACCCCGTGGCGGCTGATCGCCACGTCGAAGTGCGCTTCCGGGAAGTCGTGCACCTGCGCGTCGACCTGCTCGAACGCCACGTTGGACAGCTCTTCGCGCGCCGCCAGCCCGCGGGCCAGCTCGATCATGCTCGACGACAGGTCCACGCCCAGCACCGAACCGTCGACCGCGCGCCGGGCCACGTCCCGCGTCGTCTGCCCGCTGCCGCAGCCGATGTCCAGCACCTTCGCGGCGCGATCGATCCTCGCGGCGTCGAGCAGATCGTCTTGGTAGGCGGCGACGCCCTCGTTGAAGCGGTCGGCGCGGGACGTCCAGAAGTCGCCCTGGTTCCCGTCCCACGCGCGCAGCTGGTCCACATTGGATGGATCGACCGGAGTTGCCACGGAGTCCCCCTCGTCTGAAAGTGCAGCGGAGAACTCTACTCCTATCACTGAGTCGATCAACCGGTTTTCCGCCACCGGCTGATCAGCCGCGCGGCTCCGTGCACCGCCGCGAGCGATACCGGGATCATCAGCACGCCGCTCGCCCAGGAACGGGAGTCGTTCCGCCGCACGCCGGCCCGGCCGAGTTCGCGCCAGGCCCACAGCGAGTACGGGATGACCACGGTGGGCGCGGTGGCCACGCCGGGCGTGTACCCGCCGTGCAGCGCGGTGGCCGCGAGGTGGCCCACGCCGTGCGCGCCGAAGCCGAACAGGGCGCTCTGGAAGAACGGGGACCTGCCGCCGGTCTGCGCTCCTCGGATCGAGGCCGCGAGCACGACCAGGCCCATCAGCGAGATCGCCGTCCTGGCGTGCTCCTGCGACATCGGCTCCCGCATCCAGGGCGGCGTGCGGTCGGGGTTGGCCTGCGTCCAGGGGGCCATGGTGAACCACTCCTCGGCGTCGTTGGCCAGCCAGGCCAGGAACAGGCCGAGGGTCACCGATCTGCGCACTGCCATCACGCACTCCTCATTATCGTTACAAGTCGTAACGTAAATATACTGGGCCGGTGAGCGATCCGGGAAGGCCGAGCAGAGGAAGGCCGCGACGTGCGGAAACCGACCGCGCGATCCTGACCGCCGCGGCCGAGCTCCTGGCCGAGCACGGCTACGCGGAGCTGACGATCGAAGCGGTGGCGGCCCGCGCCGGAGTCGGCCGCCCGACGGTGTACCGGCGCTGGCCGACGAAGGAAGACCTGGTGGTCGGCACCCTCATCGACGCGGTGCGGCCGCTGGAGGCGCCGAAAACCGGCAACGCCGCGGACGACTTGTGCGCGATGGCGACCGACTTCGTGACGCAGCTGGCCGCCGCGCCGCTCGGGCGCGTCGTGCTCGGCGTGCATGCGGAGGGCGGGCGCAGCGCGAAGCTGGCCGCGCTGCTGCACGAGCAGTACTTGCAGCCCAGGGACGTCGCGATCACCGAGCTGGTGGAACGCGGTCGGCAGCAGGGCGAGCTGCGGGAAGACCTCACCGCGGGAACGATCCGCGACCTGGTCTTCGGACCGCTGGTCTACCGCTGGCTGATGACCGGAGAACTGGATCGCGCCACCGCCGAAGCGCTGGTCGGCGCCGCCCGGCAGGCGATCTCACCGAGTCCGTGAGCGGCTCACGCGCTCACGACTCCTCCTTCGGGTGCGTCAGGAGGAAGACCTTCGACGCGACGCGCTCCATGCTGCCGTCCCGCGCCACGACCATGCCCGCCGCGAAGTCGACCAGCTGTCTCGCCTCGGCGTTCGGCACGGCCGACAGGTCCATCAGCACGGAGTTGCCCTGCCGGAAGTAGTCGCCGACGTGGCAGACGTCGGCGTAGCTCTGCGGGTGCAGCGTCTTGACCACAGCACCAGTCTTGCCCGCTTGAGCCGGAAGTCAACTGCAAACACGTCTCTCCAGCTCAACCTCACCGAAGGATCGGCTAAGTCCTTGCCGAAGCAACCGCTCGCACCGAGCGATCGGCCCGGTTCCCCTTCGCACCAAGCCGATTTCGCGCAGAACCCTCGCGCAGCGTCGATTGCGCGCGAAATCGACCATCGCCCTCACCGCGGAGCCGCCAGCGGGGCGAGTGCGGTGGGCCGGGCCGCGCCTGCGGCCGCCGAGCCGGTCAGCAGGTCGGCCAGGTCGTGGGCCGGTGACTGCTCGTCGGTCGGCGTCGCCGCCGCGATCCGGTCCAGCCGGAAGCCTCGGCCCGCTCGTCGTTCTCGGCACCAGGCGATGAGGTACCAGCTGCCACCGGCGGTGAGCAGTCCGGCCGGTTCCACCGCGCGGTCGCTCGCCCGCCCCGCCTCGTCGACGTAGGACAACAGCAGCACCGTGCCGTTTGCCAGGGCGTGCTCCACCGCGGACCGGACCGATCCCGCGGTTCGGTCCGGCAGCGCGACGATCCGCGCGGCGAGGCCCTGCGCCGCGACCGCCGCGGGACCGGTCATCGAGGCCGCGATCTTCTGGGACGCCGTGCGCGCCGCGTCGGCGTAGGGAGCGTCGGCCACCGCGAGCGCGGCTACCAGCGCCGACGCTTCTTCGGCGGTGAAGCGGATCGGCGGGAGCGTCATCGCCGGGTCGATCGACCAGCCCCCGCCGCGCCCGGACGTGGTGCGCACCGGGACTCCGGTCTCCAGCAACGTCTGGAGATCGCGCTGCACAGTGCGGGTGCTGACCTCGAACCGCGCTGCGAGCACCGCGACGGTCAGCGGACGCGGGGCGACCGCGCGCAACTCCTCCACCAGCGCGTAGAGCCGAGCAGTCCGGTTCATGAGCTCGACGCTACCGTCACGCGCTGACCAGGAAATCCCGCTCGCGCTGCTGCTCCCGCTCGGTGATGGTCAGCGGGAACAGGGTGAAGCCGTGCATCGCGCCGGCGACGACGCCGAGCTGCACGGGCGCCTGCCACCGCGCCGCCAGGAAGAGCGAGTCGTCCAGCAGCGGATCTTCGGTGCCGACGACGATCCGGGCGGGCGGCAGCCCGGTGACGTCGGCGAACAGCGGCGAGATCTCCGGGTCGCGGCGCTCTTCCGCCCCCATTCCCGGCGTGAAGCGCTCGTAGATGCGCCGCAGCGAGTCGGTGTTGGTCAGCAGCTGCCGGGAACCGAACGAGCGCTGGCTCGGCGTCATCGACAGGTCGTACGGGCCGAAGGTCAACTGGGCCGCTCGGAACGCGCCGGTGATGCCGTGCCGGTCGCGCAGGCGCAGCAGCGTCAGGACGCTCAGGTGGGCTCCGGCCGATTCGCCGCCGATCAGCAGCCGCCGGGTGCCGAACTCGGTGGCGGCGTGATCCACCAGCCACCGGGCGACGGCTTCGCAGTCGTCGGGTGCGGCCGGGAACGGGTTCTCCGGCGCCAAGCGGTATTCCACGCTCACCACGGCCAACCGCGCCTCGACGGCGAGCCGCCACAGCTTCTCGTCCTGCCCGTCCGCGGCTCCGAGCGCCCAGCCACCGCCGTGGATGTGCAGGTAGACGCCGTCGACGTGGTCCGGCACGAAGGCCCGGACCGGAACACCGGCGACGACGCGGTCCTGTCCCTGCGGCAGGCGCACCGGCGGCGCGTCGCCACCGAGCCGGTTGCGCCGCAGGAGTTCCAGCGAAGCGGGTGCCTCACCGCGAGACGCCTCGAACTGCTCGTTGAAAGCCGTGGTCTCGGCGAGGCAGTCCTCATCAATGATCGTCATGCGCCGACTGTCGCAACCGGTAGCGACAACCCCGTGTCACCTTTCGCGGGTGAGCTGGATCACGGGAGGGTGTTGCGGGCGGTGCTGTGAGTGGTGGGGGACCGGCACCGCCCGCAACCCTGGTGGTCAGGGCAGCTCGCGGCGGACCGCTTCCGCTGCGCCGACCAGGTTCTCCAGCGCCGGTTCGACCTCCGCGTAGCCGCGGGTCTTCAGGCCGCAGTCCGGGTTCACCCAGATCCGCTCCGCGGGCACCGAGCGCAGCGCCGCCCGCAGCAGGTCGGTCACCTCGGCCGCGTCCGGCACGCGCGGCGAGTGGATGTCGTACACGCCCGGCCCCACGCCGCGGCCGAAGCCGACCGCGTTGAGGTCCTCCAGCACCTCCATCCGCGACCGGGCGGCTTCGATGCTGGTGACATCGGCGTCGAGCGCGACAATCGCGTCGATCACGTCGCCGAACTCCGAGTAGCACAGGTGCGTGTGGATCTGGGTGGAGTCGGCGACGCCGGAGGTGGCCAGCCGGAACGCCGACACCGCCCACGCCAGGTACGCCTCGTGCTGGGCCGCGCGCAGCGGCAGCAGCTCGCGCAGCGCCGGCTCGTCCACCTGGATCACCCGGATCCCGGCCGCCTCCAGGTCCTGCACCTCGTCACGGATGGCCATCGCGACCTGCGCCGCGGTCTCGCCCAGCGGCTGGTCGTCGCGGACGAACGACCAGGCCAGGATGGTGACCGGGCCGGTGAGCATGCCCTTGACCGGCTTCGCCGTGAGCTTCTGCGCGTAGGTCGCCCACGCCACGGTCATCGGCTCCGGCCGGAACACGTCGCCGTAGAGGATCGGCGGCCGCACGCACCGGGAACCGTAGGACTGCACCCAGCCGTTGGCGGTGCTGATGAACCCGTCGAGGTGCTCGGAGAAGTACTGCACCATGTCGTTGCGCTCCGGCTCGCCGTGCACCAGCACGTCGAGGCCGATCCGCTCCTGCAGCTCGATCACGCGCTTGATCTCGTCGCGCATCCGCTGCTGGTAGGTGGCGCGGTCGATGCGCCCGGCCGTGAACGCCGCACGAGCTCTGCGGACGTCGGTGGTCTGCGGGAACGAACCGATCGTCGTGGTGGGCAGCGGCGGCAGCTGCAGCGATTTCTGCTGCGCTTCCCGGCGTTTCGCGTAGTCGCCGCGCCGCGAGTGCTCGGGCTTCAGCGATTCCAGCCGCGCGCGGACGCGGTTGTTGCGCACGCGGGTCGCACCGGCCCGGTCGTCGATGGCTGCGCGCGCGGCGGCGAGCTCGTCAGCCACGGCCTCGCGGCCGTCCTTCAGCGCACGCCCGAGCACGACGACCTCGCGGACCTTCTGCGCGGCGAAGGCCAGCCAGGACTTCACCTGCGGGTCGATGTCCTCGGTCTCGACGTCGTAGGGCACGTGCAGCAGCGAGCACGAGGTGCCCACCGAGACCTCGCCGGCCAGGCCGAGCAGGGTGGCCGCCGCGGTGAGCGCGCGGTCTAGGTCGGTGCGCCAGATGTTGCGCCCGTCGACGAGCCCGGCGACCAGCGCCTTGTCCCGCAGGCCGGGCACGCCGGACAGCGCATCCACAGTGGACGGTTCGGTCACCAGGTCGACGGCGAGCGCTTCCACCGGCGTGCCCGCCAGCACCCGCACCGCCTCGCCGAAGTCGCCGAAGTAACCGGCGACCAGCAGCTCCGGCCGAGCGGACAGCCCGCCCAGCTGCCGGTACGCATCACCGAGCGCGGCCAGCTGTTCCGGCGTGCGGTCGGCGGCGAACGCTGGCTCGTCGAGCTGCACCCGCTCGACCCCGGCGCGGTGCAGCTCGCGCAGCAGTTCCGCGTAGGCGGTCAGGAGCTCGGGCAGCTTGTCCAGCGGCCGGAAGGACTCGGGCGCGCCTTCCGCGGATTTGGCCAGCAGCAGGAACGTCAGCGGGCCGACCAGCACCGGGCGCGTGGTCACCCCGGCTTCCAGAGCCTCGCGGTACTGCTCGACCGGTGTGCGGTCGGCCAGCGAGAACTCGGTGTCCGGGCCGATTTCCGGCACCAGGTAGTGGTAGTTGGTGTCGAACCACTTCGTCATCTCCAGCGGCGGCACCGCTTCCACGCCGCGCGCCAGCGCGAAGTAGGTGTCCAGCGGACCGAGGCCCAGCGCGGCGTAGCGCGGCGGGACGGCACCGAAGGTGACGGCGGTGTCGAGCACCTGGTCGTAGTAGGAGAAGGTGTTGCCGGGCACCGAGTCCAGGCCGGCGTCGCGCAGCTCGCGCCAGGTCCTGACGCGCAGTTCCCGGGCGGCCTCCCGCAGTTCCGCTTCGCTGGAACGGCCCGCCCAGTAGCTCTCCAGCGCCCGCTTCAGCTCTCGCTTCGGGCCGATCCGGGGGTATCCGAGTACGGTCGATCCGATCTTGCCGGTCAAGTCCTCACCTCGCGAGCTCGACATCAGTGTGCCGAGGTCGGGCGGGCGTGGACCAGCGGGCAGGCAGCGGCCGCTCGTCGGTCAGGTCCTCCCGCGAGACCTCGGACCGCGCGCGCCGGGTCGGCGAGCGCACCGGTGGCAGGTCTTCGGACTCGCGGGCGTTCTCCGAACCGGAGGCTCCTACTGGCCGTCGCTTCCCAGACCTCGCGGTCCAGTGCTCGATGACGGCGGTCGTTCCCGCTCACCGCTGCGGGGCAGTCCCGGATTCGCACCGGGTTCCCTCTTGCCTCGCCCACCTCCGGAAACGTCCGGGAGCAGGCGAACCACCAGCACGGCCAAGGCTATCGACCGGCCCTCCGATGGCAAGGCCCGTCGCTCCCCCGGCCGTCGGGCACCGGCGCTGAAGTCGATCTATGCCGTGCTGAGATCCGCGCCACACACGATCAGCCGTACGTGCGAGATGTAGTATGTGTACTACATAAAGAGGCACTTTCAATACAGAAGGTACTGGGGAGATGACAGCGACCAACGAACACGCCGCGTTGGCACCGCCGATGGCCGAGACCGCGCTCGACGTCAAAGACCTGCGGATGACCTACGGCGCGACTGACGTGCTCAAAGGCATCGACTTCACCGCCCGCCGCGGTGAGGTGGTGGCGCTGCTGGGCCCGAACGGGGCGGGCAAGAGCACCACGATCGAGATCCTGGAGGGCTTCCGGATGCGCTCCGGCGGCGACGTCCGGGTCCTCGACGCCGATCCGGCGCACGGCGACGAGCGCTGGCGGGCGCGGCTCGGCATCGTGCTGCAGTCCTGGCGCGACCACGGCAAGTGGCGGGTGCACGAGCTGCTGTCGCACCTGCGCGGCTACTACACGCCTTACGCCGAGCCGTGGGACACCGACGAGCTGATCCAGGCCGTCGGCCTGACCGAGCACGCGGGCAAGCGCATCCGGCAGCTCTCCGGCGGGCAGCGGCGCAGGCTGGACGTGGCGATCGGCATCGTCGGCCGCCCGGAGCTGCTGTTCCTGGACGAACCGACGGTCGGCTTCGACCCGCAGGCCCGCCGCGATTTCCACGACCTGGTGCACCAGCTCGCCGACGCGAACACCACCGTCCTGCTCACCACGCACGACCTGGACGAGGCCGAGAAGCTGGCCGACCGCATCCTGATCCTGGCCGGCGGCCGCATCGTCGCCGACGGCTCCGCAGAGCAGCTCTCCCGCCAGATCGCCGCCGATTCCGAGATCAAGTGGTCGGTCGACGGCCAGCGGTACGTGCACTCCGCGGCCAACGCGACCGGCTTCGTCCGCGAGCTGTTCGCGCAGCACGGTGACGCCGTCGCCGACCTCGAAGTGCGCCGCGCGACCCTGGAGGACACCTACATGGCGCTGGTGCACGCGCACGAGTCCGGGCGCGGCGAGGCGGCCGCGCTGCAGTTCGCGAACGTGGAGGTGGAGCGGTGAACGCCAACGCGGTGCGCGTCGGGCTGCGGCGCGGGTGGATCGAGTTCCGCCAGACCTGGGGCAACCGGCAGGACCTGATGGGCTATCTGCTGCCGACGGTGATCCTGCTGGGGGTGCTGTCCTTCCAGCGCGACGCCGTGGTCGCGGGCATCTCGCTCGGCGCCACGAGCGTGCCCGGGGTGCTCGGCATGACCATCGCCTTCGGCGGGCTGGTCAGCCTGGGGCAGCTGATGGTCACCGAGCGGGAGGACGGCACGCTGCTGCGCGCCAAGGCCGTGCCGCACGGCATGTTCGGCTACCTGATCGGCAAGCTCGTGCTGGTCACCGGCATGACGCTGACCAGCATCGCGATCCTGCTGATCCCGTCGCTGGTGATGTTCGAGGGCTTCACGCTCGGCATCGGCTCGCTGCTGGGCCTGCTCGGGATGACGGTGCTGGGGCTGGTCGCGACGATCCCGATCGGCGCGACCATCGGTTCGCTGTTCACCAGCCCGAACAGCATGGCGCTGATCATGCTGCCGATGATCGGGCTGATCGTGATCTCCGGGATCTTCTTCCCGGTCACCACGTTCCCGGAGTGGGTGCAGTGGATCGCGCAGGTCTTCCCGGTGTACTGGCTCGGCCTGGGCATGCGATCGGCGCTGCTGCCGGACGAGATGATGACGCTGGAGATCGGCGAGTCCTGGCGGCACCTGGAGACCATCGGAGTGCTCGGGCTGTGGGCGGTCGCCGGACTCGTCATCGCGCCGGTGGTGCTGCGCCGGATGGCGCGCCGCGAGTCCGGTTCCACCGTGGCGGCGCGCCGCGAGAAGGCCATGCAGCGCGTGGTCTGAGGCCGGAGAGGAACATGAGCGAAACGATCTACAACCGCATCGCGATGCTGCGCGCGGAACGCGGTACCTCCCGCCGCGAACTGGCCGAGGCCCTCGGCGTGCACTACCAGACGGTGGGCTACCTGGAGAGGGGCGAGTACAGCCCGAGCCTCCACCTGGCCCTCCGCATCGCGGAGCACTTCGAAGTGCCGGTGGAAGTGGTCTTCTCCACCCGCCCCTTCCCCCGCCTCGGCAGCTGATGCGGTGAAGCCGGGGTCGTGAGTGCGAAACCCGGGGCTCCGCACTCACGACCCCTCACGAGATCACCCCGCGAGGCGCTGCTTCGCGAGCCAGTCCTCGAAGGTGAGCAGGCCCGGGTGGATCTTGCGGAGGGCCGGGATGTCCACCTCGGTGAGGTCCAGCTCGTTCATGGCCTTGTAGGCGCGGTACAGCACCGGGTTCTGGTCGCGGAGCGGTTCCAGCGGCATCTCGACGTGGCGGAACTCGCGGCCCGCCGCGCGGGAGAGCGCAGCGGCGATCTGCGGCGGTGTCAGGGAATCACCGGCGATCTCCAGCGCTTCACCGGTGTAGGCGTCCGGGTCCTCGAACGCCAGCGCGGCGAAGGCCCCGATGTCCTCCAGCGCGATCAGCGGTTGTGACACGTCCGCCCGGACCGCGCTGACCAGCTCGCCGTCGCGGGCCGACTGCCCCGGCATCATCGCCAGGTAGTTCTCCATGAACGACACCGGCCGGAGCATCGTGGCAGGCACGCCGAGCTCGCGGATGCGCTGCTCGATCGCCCACTTGTTCTCCAGCGTCGGGATGCCGGTCGCCCGCTCGGCGTTGAACGCCGAGGCGTAGACGAGGTGCCGTACTCCGGCGTCCTTCGCGGCGCCGGCGACGTTCTCGCCCCAGCGGACTTCGTCCTCGGCTCTGATGTCCGGCGTCAGCTCCGGCGTGACGAAGGTCGGCTGAACGCTGAACACGCCCCGCACGCCGCGCATCGCGGCGGCGAGCGCCGCCCGGTCGCCCATGTCTCCTTCGACCACCTCGGCCCCCGCCTCGGCGAGCCTCCGGGCCGCCGCACTCGCGGCGCTGCGGGTGAAGGCGCGCACGCTCCATCCCCGCTTCAGCAGGTGGGCCACCGTGGCGCCGCCCTGCTGACCGGTGGCACCGACGACGAGCACGGTCTTGTCTCCTGTGGACACTGCTTCCTCCGCCAATCCGGAACAAAAACGGAACGGTAGCCCCGCTTACATCCGCGGACTATACGGAACGCGCGCCCCGGTTGTCCACGGACGCGCTAGGCTCAGGGCGTGACGACCACGAACACCCAGGGGAAACGACTGCGCGCGGACGCCCAGCGCAATCGGGATCGCGTGCTCGCCGCAGCCCAAGAGCTGTTCGCCGCCGAAGGCCTCGCGGTCCCGCTGGACGACATCGCCCGCCGCGCCGGCGTGGGCCCGGGCACGGTCTACCGCCACTTCCCCACCAAGGAAGCGCTGTTCGACGCGGTCGTCTCCGAGCGGATCCGGCGCATGGTCGACCGAGCCCGCGAACAGGCGGAGGCCGACGACCCGGGCCAGGCGTTCTTCGACTACTTCCGCCTGGTCGTCGAACAGGCCTCGCTCAACAAGGACATCTGCGACGCGCTGGAATCGACCGGCAGCCGAGCGGAAGCGACCTGCCTGGCCCACGACTTCGACATCGCGCTCGGAGTCCTACTCGAACGGGCGCAGCACTCCGGCGCGGTGCGCCCGGAGCTCACACCGGCGGAGCTCCACTCGCTGATCATCGGCTGCATCACCATGCACCGACGCGCGGCAGCCGAGAACCGCATGCCTCAGGAGATCGAGCTCGTCGTTAACGCGCTCCGCGCCACCTGAGGCCACAAACGAACGAAGGGCACCTCTGACCGAGTTGGTCGGAGGTGCCCTTCGGCTCTCGTGGAGCTCGTCAGGAGACCACGTGCGGGCGTTCTTCGGCGAAGTGGCAGGCCGAGGGGTGGTCGCCGAGGCGGACCTCCAGCTGGGGGACCTCCTCCGCGCAGCGGTCCTGGGCCTTCCAGCAGCGGGTGCGGAAGCGGCAGCCCGAGGGCGGGTTCGCCGGGCTCGGCACGTCACCGGTCAGGCGGATGATCTCGCGCTTGCCGCGCAAGGTCGGGTCCGGGACCGGCACCGAGGACAGCAGCGCCTGCGTGTACGGGTGCTGCGGGTGCTCGTAGATCTGCTCGTCCGTGCCGATCTCGACCATCTTGCCCAGGTACATCACCGCCACCCGGTCCGACAGGTGGCGGACCACCCCGAGGTCGTGGGCGATGAAGACGTAGGACAGGCCGAACTCCTTCTGGAGGTCTCCGAGCAGGTTCATCACCTGCGCCTGGATGGAGACGTCCAGCGCCGACACCGGCTCGTCGCAGACGATCACCTTCGGCTTGAGCGCCAGCGCCCGCGCGATGCCGATGCGCTGCCGCTGACCGCCGGAGAACTGGTGCGGGTAGCGCTGGATGTGCTCGGGGTTGAGCCCCACCACCTCCAGCAGCTCCTGCACCTTGCGCCGCCGCTCGCCCTTCGGCGCCACCTCCGGGTGGATCTCGAAGGGCTCGCCGACGATGTCGCCGACGGTGCGCCGCGGGTTCAGCGAGGTGTACGGGTCCTGCAGCACGATCTGCAGGTCGCGGCGCAGCTTGCGCAGCTCGGAGCCGCGCATCTTGAACATGTCGCGGCCCTCGAACAGCGCGCTGCCGCTGGTCGGCTTCTCCAGCCGCATCAGCACCTGCGCCAGGGTCGACTTGCCGCAGCCGGACTCGCCGACCACGCCGAGCGTCTCGCCCTTGTGCAGGTCGAACGACACGCCGTCGACCGCCCGAACCTGCCCGATGGTCCGCTTGAACAGCACGCCCCGCGTCACCGGGAAGTGCTTGACCAGGTCCTTCACCTGGAGGATCGGCTCAGCCACGGCTCATCATCTCCTCCGCGAAGTGGCAGGCGCTGATCCGGCCCAGCCCGAGCTGGTGGTACTCCGGGACCTCCGCGCTGCAGCGCTCCTCGGCGCGCGGGCAGCGCGGGTGGAACGGGCAGCCCGGCGGCGCCGCCAGCAGGTTCGGCGGCAGGCCCTTGATCGTCTCCAGCTCCTGACCCTTGAGGTCCAGCCGCGGGATCGACCGCATCAGCCCCTCGGTGTAGGGGTGACCCGGCTGCTTGTACAGCGAGTACGCGTCGGAGGACTCCACGATCCGCCCGGCGTACATCACCACGATCCGGTCCGCGACCTCGGCGACCACGCCCAGGTCGTGGGTGATCAGGATCAGGCCCATGCCGCGCTCGCGGCGCAGCTCGTCGAGCAGGTCCATGATCTGCGCCTGCACCGTGACGTCCAGCGCGGTGGTCGGCTCGTCGGCGATGAGCAGTTCCGGATCCAGGGCCAGCGACATCGCGATCATGGCGCGCTGCCGCATGCCGCCGGAGAACTGGTGCGGGTACTCCTTCACGCGCTGCTTGGCGTTCGGGATCTTCACCTGGTCCAGCAGTTCGACCGCCTTCTTCATGGCGTCCTTGCGGGACATGCCACGACGCAGCCGGAGCTGCTCGGCGATCTGGAACCCGACCGTGTAGACCGGGTTCAGCGCGGACAGCGCGTCCTGGAAGATCATCGCCATCGACTCGCCGCGCAGCTCGCGCCGACGGCTGTCGGTCGCGCTGAGCAGGTCCTCACCGCGGTAGCGGATCGCGCCCCCGGTGATCGCCCCCGGCGGGATGTCGAGGATGCCCATGACGGTCTGCGCGGTGACGCTCTTGCCGGAACCGGACTCGCCCAGCACCGCCAAGGTCTCACCGGCGTCGACGTGGTAGTTGACGCCGTTGAGGACCTTGGCCACCCCATCGCGGGTGCGGAACTCCACGTGCAGGTCCTCGACCTCCAGCAGGCGTTCTCCCGCGGTCTTCTCGTCCTCAGTAGACAAGGGATTCTCCTACTTCTGCTTCGGGTCGAGCGCGTCGCGCACGGCGTCCCCGAGCATCACGAACGCCAGCACCGTGACCACCAGGAACGCCGCCGGGAAGATCAGCAGGTGCGGTGCGACCGTGATGTACTGGCGCGAGTCGGCGATCATGACGCCCCAGGACACCACCGGGGACCGCAGCCCCAGGCCGAGGAACGACAGCGTCGCCTCGACCGCGATGAACGACCCGAGCGCGATCGTGGCGTACACCAGGACCGGCGCCAGGCAGTTCGGCAGCATGTGCCGCAGGATGATCCGCACCGGCCCGGCGCCCAGGGCGCGCGCGGCCTTGACGTAGTCCTGGTTGCGCGCCGAGATCGCCGCGGACCGCATGATCCGCATCGAGATCGGCCAGGACAGGATCGAGATCGACAGGATCACCAGCGAAGTGATCTTGAAAGCATCGGGGATCTCGGTCGCCGGGTTCAGCGTGGTCAGGATGACGATCGCGCCGAGCACGAACGGCAGGCCCAGGAAGATCTCGCCGAACCGGGACAGCAGGTTGTCCAGCCAGCCGCCGAAGTAGCCGGCGATCAGGCCGAAGATCGAACCGATCACCACCGTCAGCAGGGTCGCCATGACGCCGACGATGATCGAGGCGCGGGCCCCGTAGATGGCACGGGCGTAAATGTCGCGGCCCTGCGTGTCGTACCCGAACCAGGCCTCCGCCGACGGCTTCTGCCGCGCCCGGGCCAGGTCCATGTGGTTGGGGTCCACGGAGGTGAACAGCTGCGGGAAGACGGACATCACCAGCAGTACGAAGATGATCGCCATCGAGACCAGGAAGATCGGCCGACGGCGCAGGTCGCGCCAGGCGTCGCCCCACAGCCCGCGGGGCTTCTGGCTCTTGGCGGGCTGCACCGCTGCGGTCTCCGGCCCGGTCGGGGCCGGCTCTGAGGTCAGACTGGCAGCGCTTGATTCAGTCATATCGGATCCTCGGGTCGAGCACCGCGTAGAGCATGTCCACGAGCAGGTTCA
This portion of the Saccharopolyspora antimicrobica genome encodes:
- a CDS encoding ABC transporter ATP-binding protein, with amino-acid sequence MTATNEHAALAPPMAETALDVKDLRMTYGATDVLKGIDFTARRGEVVALLGPNGAGKSTTIEILEGFRMRSGGDVRVLDADPAHGDERWRARLGIVLQSWRDHGKWRVHELLSHLRGYYTPYAEPWDTDELIQAVGLTEHAGKRIRQLSGGQRRRLDVAIGIVGRPELLFLDEPTVGFDPQARRDFHDLVHQLADANTTVLLTTHDLDEAEKLADRILILAGGRIVADGSAEQLSRQIAADSEIKWSVDGQRYVHSAANATGFVRELFAQHGDAVADLEVRRATLEDTYMALVHAHESGRGEAAALQFANVEVER
- a CDS encoding ABC transporter permease, producing MNANAVRVGLRRGWIEFRQTWGNRQDLMGYLLPTVILLGVLSFQRDAVVAGISLGATSVPGVLGMTIAFGGLVSLGQLMVTEREDGTLLRAKAVPHGMFGYLIGKLVLVTGMTLTSIAILLIPSLVMFEGFTLGIGSLLGLLGMTVLGLVATIPIGATIGSLFTSPNSMALIMLPMIGLIVISGIFFPVTTFPEWVQWIAQVFPVYWLGLGMRSALLPDEMMTLEIGESWRHLETIGVLGLWAVAGLVIAPVVLRRMARRESGSTVAARREKAMQRVV
- a CDS encoding helix-turn-helix transcriptional regulator — protein: MSETIYNRIAMLRAERGTSRRELAEALGVHYQTVGYLERGEYSPSLHLALRIAEHFEVPVEVVFSTRPFPRLGS
- a CDS encoding NmrA/HSCARG family protein, which codes for MSTGDKTVLVVGATGQQGGATVAHLLKRGWSVRAFTRSAASAAARRLAEAGAEVVEGDMGDRAALAAAMRGVRGVFSVQPTFVTPELTPDIRAEDEVRWGENVAGAAKDAGVRHLVYASAFNAERATGIPTLENKWAIEQRIRELGVPATMLRPVSFMENYLAMMPGQSARDGELVSAVRADVSQPLIALEDIGAFAALAFEDPDAYTGEALEIAGDSLTPPQIAAALSRAAGREFRHVEMPLEPLRDQNPVLYRAYKAMNELDLTEVDIPALRKIHPGLLTFEDWLAKQRLAG
- a CDS encoding TetR/AcrR family transcriptional regulator; translated protein: MTTTNTQGKRLRADAQRNRDRVLAAAQELFAAEGLAVPLDDIARRAGVGPGTVYRHFPTKEALFDAVVSERIRRMVDRAREQAEADDPGQAFFDYFRLVVEQASLNKDICDALESTGSRAEATCLAHDFDIALGVLLERAQHSGAVRPELTPAELHSLIIGCITMHRRAAAENRMPQEIELVVNALRAT
- a CDS encoding ABC transporter ATP-binding protein — protein: MAEPILQVKDLVKHFPVTRGVLFKRTIGQVRAVDGVSFDLHKGETLGVVGESGCGKSTLAQVLMRLEKPTSGSALFEGRDMFKMRGSELRKLRRDLQIVLQDPYTSLNPRRTVGDIVGEPFEIHPEVAPKGERRRKVQELLEVVGLNPEHIQRYPHQFSGGQRQRIGIARALALKPKVIVCDEPVSALDVSIQAQVMNLLGDLQKEFGLSYVFIAHDLGVVRHLSDRVAVMYLGKMVEIGTDEQIYEHPQHPYTQALLSSVPVPDPTLRGKREIIRLTGDVPSPANPPSGCRFRTRCWKAQDRCAEEVPQLEVRLGDHPSACHFAEERPHVVS
- a CDS encoding ABC transporter ATP-binding protein codes for the protein MSTEDEKTAGERLLEVEDLHVEFRTRDGVAKVLNGVNYHVDAGETLAVLGESGSGKSVTAQTVMGILDIPPGAITGGAIRYRGEDLLSATDSRRRELRGESMAMIFQDALSALNPVYTVGFQIAEQLRLRRGMSRKDAMKKAVELLDQVKIPNAKQRVKEYPHQFSGGMRQRAMIAMSLALDPELLIADEPTTALDVTVQAQIMDLLDELRRERGMGLILITHDLGVVAEVADRIVVMYAGRIVESSDAYSLYKQPGHPYTEGLMRSIPRLDLKGQELETIKGLPPNLLAAPPGCPFHPRCPRAEERCSAEVPEYHQLGLGRISACHFAEEMMSRG